The nucleotide sequence GGAAATACTTTCTATTATAAAATCGGAATGAAGGTGGGAGCCCGAAGGCGGAGAGATTACTCTCCGTCCTCGAGTAGATTGTTTAGACTATCCAGCAGAACATCTACTTCTACACCGTAGCCCATACAAACTTGCTCAATAGTTTCGAGTTCGTTAATGGAACAATGAGAGCATCCGCCCAAATGATAGCTGGAGAACACCAATCCTGCTTCCGGATGAAGACCGATCGCTTCGCCTACCGTCATTTCTTTAAAAAATCTTGGCTTGACCGCTTCCGACATGGGGAAAATCTCCTAAGTACTGGTTTAAGTTCCAGTATATAGACTCCCTAGGCCAAAGTCAATTCCATGTTTTTTCAAGAAACCGGCAAATTCTATATTCGTATTGAGGAAAGATTCGAGTCCTCTCATTATCTTTACAAATACTTCCCTGACGGCTCGGATGAGCCAATCCACGGCCATTCCTTTAAGGTAGAGGTTTATCTTTCCGGCCAAAAGAATATTGGAGAAGATGGGATCAGTTTCGATTTTTTGACCTCGAAACGTAGACTCAAGGAGCTAGTGGCTGAGCTAGACCATATTCTGATCAACGATCATGCAGATTTTAAGAAGACAAATCCCACCTCTGAAAATATGGCCCGTTGGTTTTATTATGGCTTAAAGGATAGTGTGTCAGCGGCGAAGGGAAAAGTAGATCGGATCGTCATTCACGAAGGCCCGGAAAACTTAGCGTACTTCGAGCCAATTTCCTGACCCATAGGCTTTGCCATCGAAGATGGCACCGACTTGCTTCGCAGTCGTACGCTCGCTTCCATTGTCGCTGCGGGTGGGTGCTTGAACGAAGTGAAAGCAAATCTTAAATAAACAAATTGTACTTAAATCAAAGCGGATACTTCCTAAATCTTCCCGTACGTAAAAAGAAAAACTAAATTTGCGACCGCGTAAGAAATCGTGAAATAAAAACCGATCCTTAAAGGTCGGGGAAGTCTCATCACTCCGCACAGAACAAAATGGACCGCTAAAAAACAAAGAGCCAGAGTGTTGGTCCAAAGAACAGCCTTCACCGGTTCCGAGTCTGCTCCATATAAAAGAAGAAGGACCGTAGGCAAAAGTCCCAGAAAACTCATGAACCCGCCCGTTGCGATCCAAACCATGAGGATCATTCGGGATTGTCTTTCGTCAGGATGTTGGAATACCGAGATGGCTCCCCCCACTACTAACTGGTGTAGAAAACCATGGAACGCGTAAACCAAACTTACGCATAAAAAAAGGATCGTAGGCAGGTTGAGATGATTCAGGTCTGACAACTGGAAAACTCCCGACTTCTTATCGACTCACAAATCTTACGGGATGGCTTTCACTTCACAACTAATTTACTGTTGACCTTCGGTTGAAAAAAACGAAGATAACAGGCCGGACATGAATCAAACCCTTTGGACTCCCAGTCCCGAACTCATCCAAAACTCGAGACTTACAGAATTTCAAAATTTTGCCGAACAAAAGATCGGTAAAAAATTTAAGAACTATACAGAACTACATTCCTGGTCAGTGGAATTCCTCGAAATTTTTTGGGGACTCTTATGGGAATTTGCCCCGGTCATTCATTCTAAAACTTTCGAAGATATTATCCGGCCTGGCAAAACTTTTAGAGAGGCAAAGTTTTTTCCGGGGGCGAAACTGAACTTCGCTCAAAACCTACTCCGAAAAAAGGACAATACTATCGCTCTATTTTATAGAGGAGAAAGCGGAGCGGAGAAGAGCGTAACTTACTCAGAACTGTATCAAAAAGTAGGAGCACTCGCTTCTTATTTTAGATCGGAAGGTGTGATACCTGGGGATAGGATTGCGGGACTCATGCCCAATGTTCCGGATACAGTTCTTGGGATGTTGGCGGCTACGAGTCTTGGTGCGGTTTGGACCTCTTGTTCTCCGGATTTCGGAGTCAAAGGAGTTTTGGATCGATTCGGTCAGATCAAACCTAAGATCCTGATCACTACGGACCTGTACGAATTTAAGGGTAAATCACTTCCACTTGCAAATATTGTTCAAGAAATTTCTTCTCAACTTCCTGACTTGAAAAAGATCTTAGTTTCTGAATATCCCAGTTTAGGATCCAAAGATCGGAAAAATATCACGGAAGGATTTCCTAAAAATTCAATTCCATTAGAAGAATCTTATAAATCGTTTCTGGGTCGGGATCCGGAATTCTTCCAAACGTCTTTCGATCATCCGGTATATATTATGTATTCTTCCGGAACAACAGGGCTTCCGAAATGTATGGTCCAAGGTTCCGGAGTTTTTCTGAATCATTGGAAGGAACTCGCATTACATACGGATCTGAGAGAAGGAGACGGCATATTCTATTATACAACTTGTGGCTGGATGATGTGGAACTGGCTCGTAAGTTCTCTTTCCATCGGTGCTACAGTATATTTATTCGATGGAAATCCGTTCCATCCCGATCCGGGAGTATTATTCCGTTATGTTTCCGATCGTAAGGTAAAAGTTTTCGGAGTGGGAGCCAAGTATATCCTAAGCTTGGAGAAGGAAAAATACAAACCGAGTATGGATTTATCTTCCGTAAACGTAGTACTTTCTACCGGATCTCCATTACCAGGATACGGCTTCGAATATGTATACGATTCCTGGAAGAAGGATCTAAGGCTTTCTTCAATTTCGGGAGGAACCGATCTGAATGGATGTTTTGCATTAGGAAATCCTAATTTACCTGTGCATTCTGGAGAATTACAATCTTTGGGTCTCGGAATGTCCGTCCAAATTTTCGATGATTCGGGAAAGCAGGTCCAGGGCCAAAAAGGAGAATTGGTTTGTACAAAACCATTTCCTTCTATGCCTTTGGAATTTTGGAATGATCCTGATGGAAAAAAATATTTGGGCGCTTACTTCGATACATTCCCAGACATTTGGAGGCATGGAGACTTTGCGGAAATTTTCGCTAATGGGGGAATGGTAGTATATGGAAGATCGGATGCGACTTTGAATCCTGGAGGAGTTCGTATCGGTACCGCTGATTTATATAGTCTTTTGGAAACCATTTCCGAAATTGCGGATTCAGTTGTGATTGGCCAGGAATGGAAAGACGATGTAAGAGTGATCTTATTTTTAAAGATGGCTCCTGGTGCGATCTTAGATTCTACATTCGAATCTAAGATCAAAAAGGAGATAAAGGAGAAGGTTTCTCCTCGCCATGTTCCGTCTAAGATCATTCAGGTCGTGGATATTCCTTATACTCGAAACATGAAAAAGGTAGAGATTGCGGTTAAAAAGACAGTTCAAGGAGAAGCCGTTACTAACCAAGATGCTCTTATCAATCCTGAATCATTAGAATATTATAAAAATATACCGGAGTTACAAGCGGATTAGATTCGATCTTAGGAACTTCTTCCTTGCTTCAAGATCGGAAATAAGACCCATTTTTTCGGACCTTCTATCTTTGCGAAAAAGAAGTTTCTATGATTAGATCCGTATCTTCCCAGATATATTCAGTTTCTAGGGGAGAAGCCAGAAATTCAGCAGAGTTCTGTGAGCTGGAATATGTATCTCCTGATTCTTTTAGGTTACGAATATAAAAAGTAGCAAGACCGGCTAATCCTAAAAGTAGAACTGCTGCTAAGGCCTGCCATACGAACCTTTTGTGAATTGTTTCTTGGGCTTCCGCCTTGGCGATTACCTTGCCTGCTATTCTTTTGGCAAGGTCGGGATCTTTAAGTAGAGATCCTATCTTTTGGTCTAGATCGGAATCGTTATATGGGCCTTTCATTTTTCTTCTCTTCCTTTCCGATTCGTATTAGCGAATCGGGACAACCATTCTTTTGCTCTAGAAATTCTGGACTTGACCGTTCCTTCGGAGATATCCAATTTTTTAGCGATCGATTCCATCTTCTCGCCGCCTAACCTAAGTATCATAGTTTCTTTATATGGAGAAGGCAAGAGATTAATTTGAGATTCCATCCATTTACGCTGATCCGGATCGGCTTCGGTTGCTGCTATATCTTGGGTTTCTTTCTTTTCGGAAATTTTTATCTCTGCCTGGAGTTTCGAATAAGCTATTCCTTCTCTATTCCATTTTCGAATAGCTCTTCTACATTCGTTTCTGGCTGCAACATATAGCCAGCGGTTCGCATCTTGCGTTTCCAGCGAAGGTTTGTTTTTAAATTTAAGATAATATCTTAGATATGTATCTTGGACTAGGTCTTCAACTAAGGAAGCCATCCCAGGCAGAATATGCCTATGGATGGACTTAAGGACGGTGTCCTTACTGGACTCTATGATCCTGGTTAATTCTGGTTCCGTCATTCTTATCTGCTACAGTCTCTATCTCCTGGAGGAGGAGGACCGTGGTGATGAGGAGGGAGGTCCCTTCTTTCCTTGATCCTGTTTAATCTTTCCTTATGGAGTTGATTTAGTTTTTGTTTTTGTTCCGGATTCAGAATGGATTCGAATTCCAATCTTCCTTGTATATGCAGAAATCTTAATTCGAGTTGTATGTCGCTGATTTCTTTTAGTTTGGATTTTACTGCCACCAGATCTACTTTAGGAGATTCTAATAGTTTACGTAAGGATTCATGGAGCGCCGGTAACTTCTCCCCCATGGTGCGACTAATATTCTGTCTTTTATCGGTCGCCACCTTTGCTTTTTCGATCTGTTCCGGACTGAGAGAAAGTTCTTTTGAAAATTTTTCAAAATTTCTATCTTCTCTTGGTCCTCCGCCTGGTATAAAAAAGTCGAAGGGTTCCGGGCCGAATGGGGGAGGTGGGGGTGGAGGCTCAGCAAATAAGAAGTTCCCCGATCCTAGGATTAGCAGAATAAGAATGAATAATATAAGTTTTTTGAAATCCAAAACGATCACCTACTCTTTCTGACGAATTATTTTTATTGTGTGGTACTAGTGCTTGAGGAACTTCCGGAAGAAATCGTACTACTTGTACAATTTACTTCTCCTTTGATACTTACCGAAGGACCCGAAATATTTTGAGTATTATAACAGGTATCTCCATCCTGAGTATAACACATACTCGTAGAAGTTGCCGAAGTACAATTGATATTATCTACCGTATAACATTGGGTGAGAGAAAGAGCTACACTTCCACTGGAGACTGCAGTGCCCACCAAGTCCAAATCCACTGTGAGATAAGAAAGAGCCTGAGAACTGGAAACACTTGTATCCACAGGCACGCCACTTCCTCCCCAATAAATTTTTCCGTAATTTGAAACGACTGCAGAGGTTCCTATTCTACCTGAATAAGAGAAACCTTGGGTTGAATCAATTGAACCTTGGTTTTGAGTAGCGTCATATAGAAACTTGAGATACAAATATTCTCCCGTTTTAAAATACAATCTTGTGATCACCGTAAATAGGTTAGTAGTGCTTGTACTTGTTGTAGTGGTGGTAGTTGTACTTGTGCTGGACGAACTATAAGGAGTGGCAGTCCCACAACTTGCGGTTTTGTCCATATCTAATTCTCCATCTATATTGAATGCGACTCCATCTCCGAATACGCTTAAGCTTACTTTATCTGCATCTCTATTTTCGCAGGATAAAAAACAAAATAAAAAAAATACTAAATAGGTAGGTGTATCTTTTGGCTTGGATCGGATGGAAGGATTCAAAATAAGATTCCGGATTCTCTCTTTATATATAAGTAAACCCGGAGATAGAAAAACGTTCCCCGATTCTTTTAAAAAATCGAATTTATCTGATCGACTCGAGTCTGAAAGATCCTCCTTTTTTCCCTTGATCCGTAAGGGCTAAGAAAATATAAAAGAACGGTGTTTCGAATATTCGGATTTCTATTTTCGTTTTTAATCCTTTCTCCGCTATTCTCACAAGATATCTCAGGTTCTCGTTTAGCAGAGATTCAAAAAAGAGGAGAGTTGAGAGTCACAGGAAATCGTAATTTCGATCCATTTTATATCTCGGATCCGAAGGAAGGTTTTCCCGGGTTCGATGCGGAACTTGGGAAAAAATATGCAGAATTTTTAGGAGTAAAATACACATTCACGAATCGCCCCGAATTCGAGGATTATGCGGAAGCGATTAAGAGTGGAGAGGCTGATATCGCGTTTTCGGGCTTGAGTTCTACATTAGAAAGATCTAAAAAAGGAAGTTTCAGTTCTCCTTATTTGGTCTCTTCGACCGGTGCCTTAGTGAATAAGAATGCACTTCCTCCTCCTCCCGAAGGAAATATTATCTCTACCGTATATTTCAGAAGTGTAAAGGATCTGGAAAGTGTAAGTGGTCTCAGCTTCTCGGTAAGAGCATTTTCTGCTAGTCACGAATATCTTTTAAGTATTTTTCCCAATTCCAGAATATTCACCTACGGTTCCATGGAAAGCGCTTGGAATTCTGTAAAAGAAGGGCAGGCAAATTGTTTTGTAGGGGATTCTCTCTATATTAAGGGACTTCTATTGAAACAAAGAAGTATTTTATCCAATTTTAGGGCTCTTGTTGAACCGGTTCAAGAAAATCATGTGAGTGCCTTGCTTCCAAAAGGTGATATTTATTTCTCTCGTAATTTTGAATTTTTTCTGTCTGAGCTTAAACGAACTGGAGAATTAAAAAGT is from Leptospira neocaledonica and encodes:
- a CDS encoding DUF1858 domain-containing protein; the encoded protein is MSEAVKPRFFKEMTVGEAIGLHPEAGLVFSSYHLGGCSHCSINELETIEQVCMGYGVEVDVLLDSLNNLLEDGE
- a CDS encoding Spy/CpxP family protein refolding chaperone, with product MIVLDFKKLILFILILLILGSGNFLFAEPPPPPPPFGPEPFDFFIPGGGPREDRNFEKFSKELSLSPEQIEKAKVATDKRQNISRTMGEKLPALHESLRKLLESPKVDLVAVKSKLKEISDIQLELRFLHIQGRLEFESILNPEQKQKLNQLHKERLNRIKERRDLPPHHHGPPPPGDRDCSR
- a CDS encoding RNA polymerase sigma factor; this encodes MTEPELTRIIESSKDTVLKSIHRHILPGMASLVEDLVQDTYLRYYLKFKNKPSLETQDANRWLYVAARNECRRAIRKWNREGIAYSKLQAEIKISEKKETQDIAATEADPDQRKWMESQINLLPSPYKETMILRLGGEKMESIAKKLDISEGTVKSRISRAKEWLSRFANTNRKGREEK
- a CDS encoding 6-carboxytetrahydropterin synthase is translated as MFFQETGKFYIRIEERFESSHYLYKYFPDGSDEPIHGHSFKVEVYLSGQKNIGEDGISFDFLTSKRRLKELVAELDHILINDHADFKKTNPTSENMARWFYYGLKDSVSAAKGKVDRIVIHEGPENLAYFEPIS
- a CDS encoding substrate-binding periplasmic protein; this encodes MFGFLFSFLILSPLFSQDISGSRLAEIQKRGELRVTGNRNFDPFYISDPKEGFPGFDAELGKKYAEFLGVKYTFTNRPEFEDYAEAIKSGEADIAFSGLSSTLERSKKGSFSSPYLVSSTGALVNKNALPPPPEGNIISTVYFRSVKDLESVSGLSFSVRAFSASHEYLLSIFPNSRIFTYGSMESAWNSVKEGQANCFVGDSLYIKGLLLKQRSILSNFRALVEPVQENHVSALLPKGDIYFSRNFEFFLSELKRTGELKSLEDKYFNRNDWVK
- a CDS encoding LIC10920 family plasminogen-binding lipoprotein produces the protein MNPSIRSKPKDTPTYLVFFLFCFLSCENRDADKVSLSVFGDGVAFNIDGELDMDKTASCGTATPYSSSSTSTTTTTTTSTSTTNLFTVITRLYFKTGEYLYLKFLYDATQNQGSIDSTQGFSYSGRIGTSAVVSNYGKIYWGGSGVPVDTSVSSSQALSYLTVDLDLVGTAVSSGSVALSLTQCYTVDNINCTSATSTSMCYTQDGDTCYNTQNISGPSVSIKGEVNCTSSTISSGSSSSTSTTQ
- a CDS encoding acetoacetate--CoA ligase: MNQTLWTPSPELIQNSRLTEFQNFAEQKIGKKFKNYTELHSWSVEFLEIFWGLLWEFAPVIHSKTFEDIIRPGKTFREAKFFPGAKLNFAQNLLRKKDNTIALFYRGESGAEKSVTYSELYQKVGALASYFRSEGVIPGDRIAGLMPNVPDTVLGMLAATSLGAVWTSCSPDFGVKGVLDRFGQIKPKILITTDLYEFKGKSLPLANIVQEISSQLPDLKKILVSEYPSLGSKDRKNITEGFPKNSIPLEESYKSFLGRDPEFFQTSFDHPVYIMYSSGTTGLPKCMVQGSGVFLNHWKELALHTDLREGDGIFYYTTCGWMMWNWLVSSLSIGATVYLFDGNPFHPDPGVLFRYVSDRKVKVFGVGAKYILSLEKEKYKPSMDLSSVNVVLSTGSPLPGYGFEYVYDSWKKDLRLSSISGGTDLNGCFALGNPNLPVHSGELQSLGLGMSVQIFDDSGKQVQGQKGELVCTKPFPSMPLEFWNDPDGKKYLGAYFDTFPDIWRHGDFAEIFANGGMVVYGRSDATLNPGGVRIGTADLYSLLETISEIADSVVIGQEWKDDVRVILFLKMAPGAILDSTFESKIKKEIKEKVSPRHVPSKIIQVVDIPYTRNMKKVEIAVKKTVQGEAVTNQDALINPESLEYYKNIPELQAD